In Fibrobacter sp. UWB2, the following are encoded in one genomic region:
- a CDS encoding Fic family protein, translated as MLYIHQFPDWTRFRFDSPKVLQALGQTRLEEGKLIGIMQICGLKDIEAKLLAEDIVANYAIDGYTLDTTSTLAEVELKSKGSQNYIKNYLGAIQNASQPLTEERLFNWHSAMGQNKVLKFREVPSEVQTTIDEKQLHFAGPNPERLQSEMENFLSWFESANIDGVIKAAIAHFWFITIRPFADANGRLARAITAMQLARTENTTHCQYALNKQINIHKGEYLKILARTQAASGDLTEWILWFLQMMRDAIKDSEQLFASAISHIQFRNAHANDTFSAREQQLIDEIMEGRLAQPFTAKEAAALFNASHDTALREIQSLMDKGILETNKKGGRSMRYRLVDNHP; from the coding sequence ATGCTTTACATCCACCAATTCCCAGACTGGACGCGATTCCGCTTCGATTCTCCCAAGGTGCTCCAAGCGCTTGGGCAGACACGCCTTGAAGAAGGCAAGCTCATCGGAATCATGCAAATCTGCGGACTCAAGGACATCGAAGCAAAACTCCTCGCCGAAGACATCGTCGCCAACTACGCCATCGACGGCTACACGCTTGACACGACAAGCACACTCGCCGAAGTGGAGCTCAAAAGCAAAGGTTCGCAAAACTACATCAAGAACTATCTAGGCGCCATCCAGAACGCCTCGCAGCCACTCACCGAAGAACGCCTTTTCAACTGGCATTCCGCAATGGGTCAGAACAAAGTCTTAAAGTTTCGCGAAGTTCCGAGCGAAGTGCAAACAACCATTGACGAGAAGCAACTCCATTTTGCAGGTCCGAACCCGGAACGCCTCCAAAGCGAAATGGAAAATTTTTTATCGTGGTTTGAAAGCGCAAATATAGACGGGGTGATTAAAGCAGCAATTGCACATTTTTGGTTCATCACGATTCGCCCCTTCGCCGACGCAAACGGCAGACTCGCCCGTGCCATCACAGCCATGCAACTCGCCCGCACCGAGAACACGACTCATTGCCAATACGCGCTGAACAAACAAATTAACATTCACAAAGGCGAATACTTAAAGATCCTCGCACGCACACAAGCCGCAAGCGGTGACCTCACCGAATGGATTTTATGGTTCCTGCAAATGATGCGAGACGCCATCAAAGATAGCGAACAACTTTTCGCCTCTGCAATCAGCCACATCCAGTTCCGCAACGCCCACGCCAACGATACGTTCAGCGCCCGCGAACAACAGCTCATCGACGAAATCATGGAAGGCCGCCTCGCGCAACCATTCACCGCCAAAGAAGCCGCCGCCCTCTTCAACGCAAGCCACGACACCGCCCTCCGCGAAATCCAGAGCCTCATGGACAAAGGAATCCTCGAGACAAACAAAAAAGGCGGCCGCAGCATGCGATACCGCCTTGTCGACAATCATCCCTGA
- the dinD gene encoding DNA damage-inducible protein D: MAKKEIVTYSQQTFENIKHTDENGTEFWYARELQTALEYAQWRRFQESIVRAKTACEASGLDVEDHFADVGKMIILAKGAQREITDIKLSRYACYLIVMNGDPRKEVIALGQTYFAVKTRQKEISDSAAQLSEDEKRLAIRDEVTIRNKFLASSAKAAGVETPVDYAVFQNRGYQGLYNGLGMKDIHKRKGLKKNEQILDHMGATELAANLFRITQTDDKLRRENIKGKERANETHYAVGKKVRQTIAELGGTMPENLPTPKISAQKLKQERKKAVAKK; this comes from the coding sequence ATGGCTAAAAAAGAAATTGTCACTTATTCTCAGCAGACTTTCGAGAATATCAAGCACACCGACGAAAATGGAACTGAATTCTGGTATGCAAGGGAGCTGCAAACGGCTCTTGAATATGCCCAGTGGCGCCGTTTTCAAGAATCGATTGTCCGTGCAAAAACCGCCTGTGAGGCCAGCGGGTTGGATGTTGAGGATCATTTTGCCGACGTCGGCAAAATGATAATCCTCGCTAAAGGTGCCCAGCGTGAAATCACCGATATCAAGCTTTCGCGTTACGCTTGTTACCTGATTGTGATGAACGGAGACCCCCGCAAAGAAGTGATTGCCCTGGGTCAAACATATTTTGCTGTTAAAACCCGGCAGAAGGAAATTTCGGACTCTGCGGCACAGCTTTCGGAAGACGAAAAACGCCTGGCGATTCGTGACGAAGTGACCATTCGCAACAAATTCCTTGCCAGTTCTGCAAAGGCGGCCGGTGTTGAAACGCCTGTGGATTACGCCGTGTTCCAAAATCGTGGCTACCAGGGACTTTACAACGGGTTGGGAATGAAGGATATTCACAAGCGCAAGGGGCTCAAGAAAAACGAACAGATCTTGGACCACATGGGGGCCACCGAACTTGCTGCGAACCTGTTCCGCATCACCCAGACAGATGACAAACTCCGTCGTGAAAACATCAAGGGGAAGGAACGGGCAAACGAAACCCATTATGCCGTAGGCAAGAAGGTTCGCCAAACGATTGCGGAACTTGGCGGAACAATGCCAGAAAACCTCCCCACGCCCAAAATCAGTGCCCAAAAGTTGAAACAGGAGCGCAAGAAAGCCGTTGCGAAGAAATGA
- a CDS encoding RNA-binding domain-containing protein: MTKSENLIKSLIALPHEYEWLDFKESWFSKDEIGEYISAISNGAALCGREFGYIVWGIHNSTHEIIGTTVNFDKDVNHEPYKHYLARNLKPSVAFDVENVQIDGKRLVLLSVPAAKSVPTKFLSQAFIRIGSSKEKLSKFPEWEIRLLNILSNGIPTIVGMAAPDYAQELTFEKLFMYYGAKGVALRKETFKKSLRLLTADGRYNIMALLLSDANDIPIRVSVFSGKSKADTLFSVKEYGNSCILYAMDKILEYGDAINIIQADERGRISERKDVPLFDYEAFHEAILNAFIHNKWLGMNAPMISVFTDRIEILSHGGLGLEQDLEGFYKGVSIPVNEILASIFLQLRLSERSGRGVPKIVEAYGRESIKIEKNFIVVTIPFNRINVTPFELNEGADSDNPEGSVKSSVKGSVKSSVKIIEMMKENPEITIPMMAESLRLTTRAIEKNVARLQAKGVVKRIGPDKGGHWEVIG, encoded by the coding sequence ATGACAAAATCAGAGAACCTTATAAAGAGCTTGATAGCCCTTCCGCATGAATACGAGTGGTTGGACTTTAAGGAAAGCTGGTTTTCAAAGGATGAAATCGGCGAGTACATTTCGGCGATTTCGAATGGGGCTGCATTGTGTGGCCGCGAATTTGGTTATATCGTGTGGGGAATCCATAACTCAACGCACGAAATCATTGGCACGACTGTAAATTTTGACAAGGACGTTAATCATGAGCCTTACAAGCATTATCTCGCGAGAAATTTAAAGCCGAGCGTTGCTTTTGATGTTGAAAATGTTCAGATTGACGGCAAACGTCTTGTTCTGTTGTCTGTCCCTGCAGCGAAATCCGTCCCAACGAAGTTCCTGTCACAAGCTTTTATCCGAATCGGTTCAAGCAAGGAAAAACTTTCGAAGTTCCCTGAATGGGAGATTCGTCTTTTGAACATTTTGTCTAACGGCATTCCGACGATTGTCGGTATGGCGGCTCCTGATTATGCGCAGGAACTGACTTTTGAAAAACTGTTTATGTATTATGGGGCGAAGGGCGTTGCACTTCGAAAGGAAACTTTCAAGAAGTCGCTCAGGCTCTTGACTGCTGACGGGCGCTACAACATTATGGCGTTGCTGCTTTCGGATGCAAACGACATCCCGATTCGTGTTTCCGTTTTTAGTGGCAAGAGCAAGGCTGATACGCTTTTCTCGGTAAAGGAATACGGAAATTCCTGTATTCTGTATGCGATGGATAAAATTCTGGAATACGGCGATGCAATCAATATCATCCAGGCGGATGAACGGGGACGTATTTCCGAGCGGAAGGATGTTCCTCTTTTTGATTATGAGGCTTTTCACGAAGCAATCTTGAACGCGTTTATTCATAATAAGTGGCTGGGAATGAACGCGCCCATGATTAGTGTTTTTACGGACCGCATTGAGATTCTTTCGCATGGCGGTCTTGGTCTTGAGCAGGATTTGGAGGGCTTTTACAAGGGCGTGAGCATTCCTGTCAATGAAATCCTAGCTTCAATTTTCTTGCAGCTGCGGTTAAGCGAACGGTCGGGACGTGGTGTGCCGAAGATTGTCGAGGCATATGGCCGGGAATCAATCAAGATAGAGAAGAATTTTATTGTGGTGACGATTCCATTCAACAGGATTAATGTGACTCCGTTTGAGTTGAATGAAGGTGCAGACTCTGATAATCCTGAAGGTTCGGTAAAAAGTTCGGTGAAAGGTTCGGTGAAAAGTTCGGTGAAAATTATTGAGATGATGAAAGAAAACCCTGAAATTACTATACCAATGATGGCTGAATCTCTACGGCTGACAACGAGAGCTATAGAAAAGAACGTTGCAAGGTTACAGGCAAAAGGCGTTGTGAAGCGTATAGGTCCCGATAAAGGCGGTCATTGGGAAGTGATAGGATGA